The following proteins come from a genomic window of Hypomesus transpacificus isolate Combined female unplaced genomic scaffold, fHypTra1 scaffold_94, whole genome shotgun sequence:
- the tlcd5b gene encoding TLC domain-containing protein 5 has product MLLLEVICSLIGWVALYCVFCCLANQRGKEWNCRLVTLFHGILIVGMTAYIGFIDGPWPLTHPGTENTPLQIKALVLSLGYFLFDMGWCMCHCSEGPIMLAHHTMSILGILLALGLGESGIETCAVIFGSEITNPLLQARWFLRQIGRYDSLLGDVVDLLFILLFAFVRVGVGTIMLYCEITSPRPSLIMKGGGLAMYMLAWVFMVDIARFACKKSRAKYKKWQE; this is encoded by the exons aTGCTTCTTCTTGAGGTGATCTGCAGTCTGATTGGCTGGGTGGCATTATACTGTGTCTTCTGCTGTCTAGCCAACCAAAGAGGAAAGGAGTGGAACTGCAGACTGGTGACGCTGTTTCATGGGATACTCATTGTGGGCATGACAGCATACATAGGTTTCATAGATGGGCCCTGGCCCCTTACTCACCCAG GCACGGAGAACACACCTCTCCAGATCAAGGCCCTGGTGCTCAGCCTGGGCTACTTCCTCTTCGACATGGGCTGGTGCATGTGCCACTGTTCTGAGGGCCCCATCATGCTTGCTCACCACACAATGAGCATCCTGGGTATCCTGCTGGCACTGGGCCTGGGAGAGTCTGGAATTGAGACATGCGCCGTCATCTTCGGCAGTGAAATTACAAACCCACTTCTCCAAGCCCGCTGGTTCCTCAGACAGATTGGGCGCTACGACAGCCTGCTGGGGGATGTGGTCGACTTGCTCTTCATCTTGCTGTTTGCCTTTGTGCGTGTTGGTGTGGGCACCATCATGCTCTACTGTGAAATCACCTCCCCCAGACCCAGTCTAATAATGAAAGGGGGGGGTCTGGCTATGTACATGTTAGCTTGGGTCTTCATGGTGGACATAGCAAGATTTGCCTGCAAGAAAAGTCGGGCCAAGTATAAAAAATGGCAAGAG